Genomic segment of Streptomyces sp. NA02950:
TGGACGGCCCCTGGGCCGACCCCATCCGCCGCACCTTCACCCCGCGCGACCTCGCACCGCATCTCGACGCCCACGGGATCGGCGCCACCGTCCTCGTCCAGTCCAGCTCCTCCCTGGAGGAGACGCGGGAACTCCTCGCCCTGGCCGAGGGCTCGGGCCGGATCGCGGGCGTCGTCGGCTGGGCCGATCTCACCGACCCCCGGCTGCGCGAGGTGCTCGCCTCGCTGGCCGCCGGGCCCGGCGGCCGGCGGCTGGTGGGCCTGCGCCACCAGGTGCAGGACGAGCCCGACGCCCACTGGCTGGCCCGCCGGGACGTACGCCGCGGGCTCGCGGCCGTGGCCGCCGCGGGCCTGGTCTACGACCTGCTGGTCACCCCGCGCGAACTCCCCTCGGCCATCGACGCCGTACGCGAGCTGCCCGAGCTCCGCTTCGTCCTGGACCATGCCGCGAAACCGCCCGTCGCCGCCGGTGAACGCGAACCCTGGGGCCGGCGGCTGGCCGCGCTCGCCACCCTGCCCAACGTGGTCTGCAAACTCTCCGGCCTGGTCACCGAGGCGTCCTGGGACAGCTGGCGGTCCGAGCAGATCCTGCCCTACGCCTGGTATGTCCTGGACGCGTTCGGGCCCGGCCGGGTGCTGTTCGGCTCCGACTGGCCGGTGTGCACCCTGGCCGCCCCGTACGACGAGGTGGTGGCGCTGGCGGAGCGGGCCGCGCTGCGGCTGACGGAGGACGAGCGCGGCGCGCTCTTCGGCGGCACCGCGGCCGAGGTGTACGGGCTGGCGGGCTGACCCGCAAGCGCCCTCACCGCCGCGAGCGCCCTCACAGCGTGGAGCGCAGCCACTGTTCGACGCTCGCGATGTGCACCGTCGCCCAGGAGCGGGCCGCCTCCGCGTCCCGGTCGCGCAGCGCGGCCAGGATCGCCCGGTGCTCGTGCAGGGTGCGGCTCACCGCGTCCTCCTGGGTCAGTCCGCGCCACACCCGCGCCCGGGTGGTGGGGCCGGAGAGCCCGTCGAGCAGCGAACAGAGGACCGAGTTGCCCGACGCCTGGACGATGCCGCGGTGGAACTCCAGATCGCAGGCCACCAGCTCCTCCACCGACGGCTCCTGCCCCAGCGCGTCCAGCTGGGCACTGAGCGCGTCCAGTTCGGCGTCGCTGATCCGGGTGCAGGCCAGCGCGGTGGCGGCGGGCTCCAGCATGCGCCGCACCGCGAGGAACTCCAGCACCGTGTCGTCCCGGTGGAAGTCGACGACGAAGCTCAGCGCCTCCAGCAGCAACTGGGGGTCCAGGCTGGTGACATAGGTGCCGTCGCCCTGCCGTACATCGAGGATCCGGATCAGCGACAGCGCCCGCACCGCCTCGCGCAGCGAGTTGCGGGACAGCCCGAGGTCGGCGGCGAGTTCGCTCTCCTTGGGGAGCCGGTCACCCGGGCGCAGCGCACCCGAGACGATCATGCCCTTGATTTTCTCGATCGCCTCGTCGGTGACCGCCATGGTGGACCTCCCCGGAAACAAACATCCGATCTATGGGTCCATTATGGCGTGACCGGCCCGGTGGCGTCTGCCGAGGACGCCACCGGGCCGCTGCCGGAGCCCGGTGGGGGCCCACCGGTGCGGGGCCGGGCTCAGCGGACTCAGAAGGTGAACGGCCCCGGCGACTGCGCCGAGGTCGCTGTGCAGTCCACCGTGATGAAGCCGAAGACCACCAGCTTCAGGGACGTGGCCTCCAGGACGTCGCCCGCGGCGACCGTACCGGTCAGCGGGCCGGTGGACACATCGGAGCCGGTCGGGATGGCCGGGTTGGACGAGCCGGTGAAGGTGGTGGTCCCCGAGCCGTTCTTCGACAGCGTCAGGGTGGACTGCACCGCCCCGGCGGGGACGTCGAGGGGTGCCTTGACCGCCGACGAGGACAGGGTGATGGTCGCGGAGGTGCCGTCCTGCGTGGCGACCAGCGTCGCCGATCCGGAGCCGAAGCTCCCGCAGTCGGCCGTGATGGTGGCGGTCGTGGGGTCGACCGCGGAGGCCGTCGGTGCGAGGGCGAGTGCCCCGGTGGCCAGGGCCGCCGCTCCGAGTGCCGTACTGATCCCGAGCGTGATGCGTCTCATGGGGGTGCCTTCCGCCGTGGGGGAGGTGCGCTGAAGTGGAACCCGTGCTGACTGCCCGTCACAAGAGGGCGCAGTCATTGATGCGCGTGCCACCGAAGAAGGCAAGAGCGATCCCGCTGATTTTTCGCCCCCCGGGCTCGAGGCCCCCCGGGGCGGCCAACCGCCGTGACCGGGCAGCGAGTGGGCGGCGGTGCATCCGGAAAGGCCGGACGGCCGGGCGGAAGGAGTGATCCTCCCGCCCGGCCGTCCCGGCCGGATGCGGCCCGCGGGGGTCAGGCGCGCTTGGCCAGCAGGTCCTCGACCCGGCCGCGGATGTCGTCCGAGGCCAGACCGCGGATGGTGAGGGTGGTGCGGCGACGCAGCACGTCGTCCGCCGTCTCGGCCCACTCCTGGTCGCGGGCGTAGACGACCTGCGCCCAGATCTCCGGGGCGTCCGGGTGGATCCGCTCGGCGAGCGCCGGGTCGGCGCCGGCCAGCCGCGCGATGTCGAAGGACAGCGAGCCGTAGTGGGTGGCCAGGTGGCGCGCGGTGTCGGCGGCCATCCGCGGGCCGGGGGTGCCGCCGTCCACCAGCAGCCGGTGCTCGACGGCGTGCGGGTTGGCGAGACCCGGCAGCGGCATGTGCTTGGGCAACTGCTTGACCGGCTCCATGTCGTCCGCGAGCGGCCGGCCGGGCAACTCGGCCAGCTTGGTCATCACCGTGCGGCCGATGTGACGGAAGGTCGTCCACTTGCCACCGGCTATGGACAGCATCCCGCCCTTGCCCTCGGTGACCACGGTCTCGCGCTTGGCCTTCGCGGTGTCGCCGGGGCCACCGGGCAGCACCCGGAGACCCGCGAAGGAGTAGGTGATCAGATCACGGGAGAGCTGCTGGTCGCGGATGGAGAAGGCGGCCTCGTCCAGGATCTGGGTGATGTCGTTCTCGTTGACCGCGACATCGGCCGGGTCGCCCTCGAACTCCTCGTCGGTGGTGCCGAGCAGCAGCATGTCCTCCCAGGGGAGGGCGAAGGTGATGCGGTACTTGTCGATCGGGGTGGCCAGCGCCGCGTTCCACGGCGAGGTGCGCTTGAGCACCAGGTGCGCACCCTTGGACAGCCGGATCGACGGGGCCGCGTTCGGGTCCTCCATCCGGCGCAGGTGGTCCACCCACGGGCCGGTGGCGTTGAGCACCAGACGGGCGTTGACACCGAACTCGGTGCCGTCGGTGCGGTCCTTGAGGTCCGCACCGGTGACCCGGCCGTCGGTGGTGCGCAGCCCGGTCACCTCGGCGTGGTTGAGCACGGTGGCACCGGACTCGGCCGCGGCCCGGACCGTCATCAGGGCCATCCGGCTGTCGTTCATCTGGCCGTCGCCGTAGACCGCGACCGCCTTGAGGCCCTCGGTGCGCAGCTCGGGGACGTCACGTGCGGCCTTCTCGGCGCTGAGGAGGTGGCCGACGCCGTCACGGAAGCCGGACAGCGCGGAGTAGGCGAAGACACCCGCGCCCAGCTTGGCCGCGCCGTGCGGACCGCCCTTGTAGACCGGCAGGTAGAAGGTGAGCGGGTTGGCCAGGTGCGGAGCGACGGTCCGGGAGACCGCGCGCCGCTCGAAGTGGTTCTCGGCGACCAGCTTGACCGCGCCCGTCTGGAGGTAGCGCAGGCCGCCGTGGAGCAGCTTGGAGGAAGCGGAGGAGGTGGCGCCGGCGAAGTCGCCGGCGTCCACCATCGCCACCCGCAGCCCGGACTGCGCGGCGTGCCAGGCAGTGGTGATGCCCAGGATGCCGCCGCCGATCACCAGGAGGTCATACGTTGCCTTGGACAGCTGTTCCCGGGTTTCGGCGCGGCCCGGGATCGAACCAGCAGCCGGGTGCGTTCCGAGGGAGGGAACGCTCTGCAGGGTGGTCATGTGATTACTCCTCGTTTTCGATCCAGCCCATGGTCCGCTGCACGGCCTTGAGCCAGTTCTTGTACTCGCGGTCCCGAACGTCCGCGTCCATACGGGGGGTCCATTCGGCCGCCCGGCGCCAGTTGGCGCGCAGGGCGTCGGTGTCCGGCCAGAAGCCGACGGCCAGGCCGGCGGCGTAGGCCGCACCGAGGCAGGTGGTCTCGGCGACCATCGGGCGCACCACGGGTGCGTCGAGGGCGTCCGAGAGGGTCTGCATCAGCAGGTTGTTGGAGGTCATTCCGCCGTCGACCTTGAGCGCGGTGAGCTCGACACCGGAGTCCTTGGTCATCGCGTCGACGATCTCGCGGGTCTGCCAGGCGGTCGCCTCGAGCACCGCACGGGCGATGTGCGCCTTGGTGACATAGCGGGTCAGGCCCGCGATGACACCGCGGGCGTCGTCCTGCCAGTACGGGGCGAACAGACCCGAGAAGGCCGGCACGAAGTACGCGCCGCCGTTGTCGTCCACCGAGCTGGCGAGGGTCTCGATCTCGGCGGCGCTGTTGATCAGGCCCATCTGGTCGCGCATCCACTGCACCAGCGAACCGGTGACGGCGATGGAGCCCTCTAGGGCGTAGACCGGCTTCTCGTTGCCGATCCGGTAGCCGACGGTGGTCAGCAGGCCGTTGTAGGAGTTGACCGGCTTGTCGGCGGTGTTCATCAGCAGGAAGGTGCCGGTGCCGTACGTGGACTTGGCCTCGCCCTCGGAGAAGCAGGTCTGGCCGAACAGGGCCGCCTGCTGGTCGCCGAGCGCGGAGGCCACGGGCACGCCCGCGAGGACGCCCTCGGCGGTCCGCCCGTACACCTCCGCGGAGGAGCGGATCTTCGGCAGCACCGCGGCCGGGACCTGCATCGAGGCCAGGATCTTCTCGTCCCAGTCCAGGGTCTGCAGGTTCATCAGCATCGTGCGGGAGGCGTTGGTGACGTCGGTGACGTGCACACCGCCGTTGACGCCGCCGGTGAGATTCCAGATGACCCAGGAGTCCATGGTGCCGAAGAGGATGTCGCCCGACTCGGCGCGCTCGCGCAGCCCCTCGACGTTGTCGAGCAGCCAGCGGACCTTCGGGCCCGCGAAGTAGGAGGCCAGCGGGAGGCCGGTCTCGCGGCGGAAGCGGTCCTGGCCGACGTTGCGGCCGAGCTCGCGACACAGGGCGTCGGTACGGGTGTCCTGCCAGACGAGCGCGTTGTGCACCGGCTCACCGGTGTTCTTGTCCCACAGCACGGTGGTCTCGCGCTGGTTGGTGATGCCGATCGCCTTGACGTCGGCGGCGGTGATCCCGGCCTTGGTGATGGCGCCGGTCACGACCTCGTTGACGTTCTCCCAGATCTCGGTCGCGTTGTGCTCGACCCATCCCGGCTTGGGGAAGATCTGCTCGTGCTCCTTCTGGTCGACGGCGACGATTCTGCCGTCCCGGTCGAAGACGATGCAGCGGCTGGAGGTGGTGCCCTGGTCGATCGCGGCGATGAACGGGCCGGTGCTGTGTGTGTCAGTCATGGTGTGAATGCTCTCCTGCGAAGTCGGTGTAGGGGGTCGGCTCAGGCAAACGCGATCTCGAAGAGACCGCCGGCGAGAGCGCCGCCGACGAGCGGGCCGACGACGGGGATCCAGGCGTAACCCCAGTCCGAGCCGCCCTTGTTGGGCAGCGGCAGAAGGGCGTGCACGATACGCGGGCCCAGGTCACGGGCCGGGTTGATGGCGTAGCCGGTCGGGCCGCCGAGCGAGAGGCCGATGCCGACGACCGACAGGGCCACGATCAGCACTCCGGTGCCGGAGACGCCCAGGCCCTTGGTGAGGCCGGTGGTGAGGATCAGCAGGACCAGCACGGCGGTGCCGATGATCTCGGTGATCAGGTTCTGCACCACGTTGCGGATCTCGGGGCCGGTGGAGAAGACGCCCAGCACCGGGCCGGCGGCCGGAGCCGCGGCCTTGTCGACCAGGCCTTCCTCGTCCTTGCGGGCCACGATCTCCGGGTCGGTGAGGTGGGCCTGGAACTGACCGTAGTAGGAGAGCCAGGCGAGCGTGGCGCCGATCATGGCGCCGAGCATCTGGCCCGCGAGGTAGACCGGAACGTCGCCCCACTCGCCGGTGGTGACGGCGATACCGACGGTCACGGCCGGGTTGAGGTGCGCCCCGGAGAGCGGAGCGGATATGTAGGCACCGATGAGCACGGCGAAGCCCCACCCGAAGGTGATGGCGACCCAGCCCGCGTTCAGAGCCTTGGAACGCTTGAGTACGACGCCTGCGACCACACCGGCGCCGAGCAGGATGAGTGCGGCGGTACCGATGGTCTCGCCGATGAAGATGTCGGAGCTGGACACCCGCGACTCCTTTGTCCTTCGTCCAGGGGAAGGCGAACCCCCGGTTCCCCGGGGATCCGCGCCCTCATGGGAGGGCGTTGGTCGGCCCGCGGCGAGTCCACCATAGCGAATATTGTCGTCAGGTGTTCGACAATGCCGACCGATGAACGGCAGTTTTCTTCACGCTGAATGCCCCGTCAAGGGTCGTGTGGCGGAAAAATCTCGAGTATGTGAAACCGTTGTGAACCAGTGCGGACCTGGGCCGACGTGATCAGAAGCGGCTGGCGCCGAGATCCCGGGAGACGGCGCGGGCGCAGTCCCGGACGGCCGCGACGAGCTCCGAGCGCAGTTCGCCGCCGTCGCACACCCGTTCCACCGCGCCGGTGATGCCCACCGCCCCCACCGGCAGCCGCCGGCGGTCGTGGATGGGGGCCGCGACCGACGCGACGCCCTCCCAGGTCTCCTCCACGTCGGAGCCCCAGCCGCGGGCCCGGGTGAGCGCGAGAACGCCCTCGAACTCCTCGACCCCGGTCACCGTGCGCGGGGTGAACTCCTTGCGCTCGCCCTCGGCCACCTCGCTGTGCGCCACCGGGTCGTAGGCGGAGAGCACCTTGCCCAGGGCGGTGGAGTGCAGCGGGTGCATGGCGCCGACCTCCAGCACCTGGCGGCTGTCGTCCGGGCGGAAGACGTGGTGGACGATGAGCACGCCCTGCTGGTGCAGTACGCCCAGGTACACGCTCTCCCCGCTGGAGCGCGCGAGGTCGTCGGTCCACACCAGGGCGCGGGCGCGCAGCTCGTGGACGTCCAGATAGCTGTTGCCCAGGCGCAGCAGCTCCGCGCCGAGCTGATAGCGGCCCGACGCCTCGTCCTGCTCGACGAAGCCCTCCTGCTGCAAGGTGCGCAGGATGCCGTGGGCGGTGCCCTTGGCCAGCCCCAGGGTGGAGGCGATGTCGGACAGTCCGAGACGTCGCTCACCACCGGCGAGCAGGCGTAGCA
This window contains:
- a CDS encoding IclR family transcriptional regulator, which codes for MARNIQSLERAAAMLRLLAGGERRLGLSDIASTLGLAKGTAHGILRTLQQEGFVEQDEASGRYQLGAELLRLGNSYLDVHELRARALVWTDDLARSSGESVYLGVLHQQGVLIVHHVFRPDDSRQVLEVGAMHPLHSTALGKVLSAYDPVAHSEVAEGERKEFTPRTVTGVEEFEGVLALTRARGWGSDVEETWEGVASVAAPIHDRRRLPVGAVGITGAVERVCDGGELRSELVAAVRDCARAVSRDLGASRF
- a CDS encoding amidohydrolase yields the protein MPRRIDAHHHLWDLTRREQPWMDGPWADPIRRTFTPRDLAPHLDAHGIGATVLVQSSSSLEETRELLALAEGSGRIAGVVGWADLTDPRLREVLASLAAGPGGRRLVGLRHQVQDEPDAHWLARRDVRRGLAAVAAAGLVYDLLVTPRELPSAIDAVRELPELRFVLDHAAKPPVAAGEREPWGRRLAALATLPNVVCKLSGLVTEASWDSWRSEQILPYAWYVLDAFGPGRVLFGSDWPVCTLAAPYDEVVALAERAALRLTEDERGALFGGTAAEVYGLAG
- a CDS encoding FadR/GntR family transcriptional regulator gives rise to the protein MAVTDEAIEKIKGMIVSGALRPGDRLPKESELAADLGLSRNSLREAVRALSLIRILDVRQGDGTYVTSLDPQLLLEALSFVVDFHRDDTVLEFLAVRRMLEPAATALACTRISDAELDALSAQLDALGQEPSVEELVACDLEFHRGIVQASGNSVLCSLLDGLSGPTTRARVWRGLTQEDAVSRTLHEHRAILAALRDRDAEAARSWATVHIASVEQWLRSTL
- the glpK gene encoding glycerol kinase GlpK; translated protein: MTDTHSTGPFIAAIDQGTTSSRCIVFDRDGRIVAVDQKEHEQIFPKPGWVEHNATEIWENVNEVVTGAITKAGITAADVKAIGITNQRETTVLWDKNTGEPVHNALVWQDTRTDALCRELGRNVGQDRFRRETGLPLASYFAGPKVRWLLDNVEGLRERAESGDILFGTMDSWVIWNLTGGVNGGVHVTDVTNASRTMLMNLQTLDWDEKILASMQVPAAVLPKIRSSAEVYGRTAEGVLAGVPVASALGDQQAALFGQTCFSEGEAKSTYGTGTFLLMNTADKPVNSYNGLLTTVGYRIGNEKPVYALEGSIAVTGSLVQWMRDQMGLINSAAEIETLASSVDDNGGAYFVPAFSGLFAPYWQDDARGVIAGLTRYVTKAHIARAVLEATAWQTREIVDAMTKDSGVELTALKVDGGMTSNNLLMQTLSDALDAPVVRPMVAETTCLGAAYAAGLAVGFWPDTDALRANWRRAAEWTPRMDADVRDREYKNWLKAVQRTMGWIENEE
- a CDS encoding glycerol-3-phosphate dehydrogenase/oxidase; translated protein: MTTLQSVPSLGTHPAAGSIPGRAETREQLSKATYDLLVIGGGILGITTAWHAAQSGLRVAMVDAGDFAGATSSASSKLLHGGLRYLQTGAVKLVAENHFERRAVSRTVAPHLANPLTFYLPVYKGGPHGAAKLGAGVFAYSALSGFRDGVGHLLSAEKAARDVPELRTEGLKAVAVYGDGQMNDSRMALMTVRAAAESGATVLNHAEVTGLRTTDGRVTGADLKDRTDGTEFGVNARLVLNATGPWVDHLRRMEDPNAAPSIRLSKGAHLVLKRTSPWNAALATPIDKYRITFALPWEDMLLLGTTDEEFEGDPADVAVNENDITQILDEAAFSIRDQQLSRDLITYSFAGLRVLPGGPGDTAKAKRETVVTEGKGGMLSIAGGKWTTFRHIGRTVMTKLAELPGRPLADDMEPVKQLPKHMPLPGLANPHAVEHRLLVDGGTPGPRMAADTARHLATHYGSLSFDIARLAGADPALAERIHPDAPEIWAQVVYARDQEWAETADDVLRRRTTLTIRGLASDDIRGRVEDLLAKRA
- a CDS encoding MIP/aquaporin family protein yields the protein MSSSDIFIGETIGTAALILLGAGVVAGVVLKRSKALNAGWVAITFGWGFAVLIGAYISAPLSGAHLNPAVTVGIAVTTGEWGDVPVYLAGQMLGAMIGATLAWLSYYGQFQAHLTDPEIVARKDEEGLVDKAAAPAAGPVLGVFSTGPEIRNVVQNLITEIIGTAVLVLLILTTGLTKGLGVSGTGVLIVALSVVGIGLSLGGPTGYAINPARDLGPRIVHALLPLPNKGGSDWGYAWIPVVGPLVGGALAGGLFEIAFA